Proteins encoded by one window of Aptenodytes patagonicus chromosome 11, bAptPat1.pri.cur, whole genome shotgun sequence:
- the CYBA gene encoding cytochrome b-245 light chain: MGQIEWAMWANEQALAAGLIMLTGGIVAVAGQFKGWYFAAYAIVAGVLVCLLEYPRSKRKKGSTMERCGQKYMTAVVKVFGPLTRNYYIRAILHAALAVPAGFLLSTILGTVCLGIASGIYLLAAVRGEEWRPIEQKPRERPHVGDTIKQPPSNPPPRPPADARKKQPAEVGGQVNPIPVEAE; the protein is encoded by the exons atGGGGCAGATCGAGTGGGCCATGTGGGCTAACGAGCAGGCGCTGGCGGCCGGGCTCA TCATGCTGACGGGCGGGATCGTGGCCGTGGCGGGGCAGTTCAAGGGCTGGTACTTCGCGGCGTACGCCAT TGTGGCAGGCGTCTTGGTCTGCCTGCTCGAGTACCCCAGGAGCAAGCGGAAAAAGGGCTCCACCATGGAGAGGTG CGGCCAGAAGTACATGACGGCGGTGGTGAAGgtgtttgggcccctcacgaggAATTACTACATCCGAGCCATCCTGCACGCTGC CCTGGCCGTACCCGCTGGTTTCCTCCTCTCCACCATCCTGGGCACCGTCTGCCTGGGCATCGCGAGCGGCATCTACCTGCTG GCGGCGGTGCGGGGGGAAGAGTGGAGACCCATCGAGCAGAAACCCCGGGAGCGGCCGCACGTTGGGGACACCATCAAGCAGCCGCCCAGCaaccccccaccccggccccccgCCGACGCACGCAAGAAGCAGCCGGCGGAGGTGGGGGGGCAGGTGAACCCCATCCCCGTCGAGGCTGAGTAA
- the IL17C gene encoding interleukin-17C, which produces MPWVPIHRRPEPSRDLDHTSPTMLYAHHQGIRASKLVDAPIPPSLRLSIPISPVVCVGVSGANFRARDWDTLAREGSTTARGEEEGSRSWSFQGWLGALVLLGALVLCRGLRRPGSPLHHPHVHCYSAGELRDGEAPAHLLGRSLRWDHYVPVQLVPQLERLQEATGHRRHRRHHEHACPTLQLRTGLHSELNERSISPWRYRIDEDENRYPRKLAFAECLCSGCVDVKTGRETTSLNSVAIHQTMMVLRRKPCPRPASLGLVTFEVDYIRVPVGCTCVLPRTGR; this is translated from the exons ATGCCCTGGGTACCCATCCACCGGCGCCCCGAGCCCTCCCGCGACCTGGACCACACCAGTCCCACGATGCTCTACGCCCATCACCAAGGCATCAGGGCATCCAAACTGGTGGACGCCCCCATCCCTCCGAGTCTGCGCCTCTCCATCCCCATCAGTCCCgtcgtatgtgt GGGGGTGTCGGGAGCCAATTTCCGGGCGCGGGACTGGGACACGCTGGCTCGAGAAGGAAGTACGACGGCCcgcggggaggaggaaggcagccgGAGCTGGAGTTTCCAG GGCTGGCTCGgtgccctggtgctgctgggcgCCCTGGTGCTGTGCCGCGGCCTgcgccgccccggcagccccctgcACCACCCCCACGTCCACTGCTACAGCGCGGGCGAGCTGCGGGACGGCGAGGCCCCCGCGCACCTCCTGGGCCGCAGCCTGCGCTGGGACCACTACGTGCCCGTGCAGCTGGTGCCGCAGCTGGAGCGCTTGCAGGAGGCCACCGgccaccgccgccaccgccgTCACCACGAGCACGCCTGCCCCACGCTGCAGCTCCGCACCGGCCTCCACAGCGAGCTCAACGAGCGCTCCATCTCCCCATGGCGCTACCG catcgaCGAGGACGAGAACCGCTACCCGCGCAAGCTGGCCTTCGCCGAGTGCCTCTGCAGCGGCTGCGTGGACGTCAAGACGGGTCGGGAGACGACGTCGCTCAACTCGGTGGCCATCCACCAGACCATGATGGTCCTGCGGCGCAAGCCCTGCCCGCGTCCTGCCAGCCTCGGCCTCGTCACCTTCGAGGTGGACTACATCAGGGTGCCGGTGGGCTGCACCTGCGTCCTGCCCCGCACCGGGCGCTGA